From the genome of Lates calcarifer isolate ASB-BC8 unplaced genomic scaffold, TLL_Latcal_v3 _unitig_1690_quiver_535, whole genome shotgun sequence, one region includes:
- the LOC108890140 gene encoding protein 4.1 isoform X7, giving the protein MTTEPGEPQEAQPKEAESFPEAAAHSTPKQGGQTQNQAQSSLAEDSTSHLSSSSRIARSPARHPLSFRTMQTRVTLLDGSLFTCTVEKRARGLQLFEKVCEHVNLLERDYFALSFRDADNNKNWLDPAKEMKKQVRGVPWNFSFNVKFYPPDPAQLSEDITRYFLCLQLRQDIVSGRLPCSFATHTVLGSYTVQSELGDYDPDECASDYISELCFAPNQTKEMEEKIMELHKTYRGMSPAEAEMHFLENVKKLSMYGVDLHHAKMVGSRFDCLSPAQSEDSEGVDIMLGVCSSGLLVYRDRLRINRFSWPKILKISYKRNNFYIKIRPGEFDQFESTIGFKLLNHRAAKRLWKVCVEHHSFFRLVSPEEPPKKFLTLGSKFRYSGRTQIQSRRASAQISRPAPHFPRCISKRNMLSRSLDGGSRTTPSLIGSPAITASPKANGGTHTDMGTGLYAASKAIAVSDLITTVTPERRTEERREEQEEEVLVVEEEVQQVMQVDKQEVEEEEETRVREISQQSPPTPQKQDTKTELTDTAVDGDLTATESDQDEDLKTQETLGSPEEAQKPQSTISALRRSFLEGGGGEGGMTEWEKRLASSPVRRPDDSPMIEPLEPDEPLPLDSSSAEPKPTFDEMSPELTALLKSAREQKTFREHNLLKTSEMVETVFLMTESHDQDQPMEDQPQEVPVMRKTLTYEAPGSRADSDPPSGLLLSSQTFTAETSNTTTTTHITKTVKGGISETRIEKRIVISGDTEIDHDQALAVALSEARRQHPELSVTRVVVHKETEVSPDHVVD; this is encoded by the exons atgacaacagagcCAGGTGAGCCACAGGAGGCCCAGCCCAAAGAGGCAGAGTCTTTCCCCGAAGCTGCTGCCCACTCCACACCTaaacag GGTGGGCAGACCCAAAACCAAGCTCAGAGCTCACTGGCCGAGGACTCGACCAGTCACCTGTCATCGAGCAGTCGCATCGCTCGCTCTCCAGCCAGACACCCACTGAGCTTCAGGACGATGCAGACGAGAGTGACCCTGCTGGACGGCTCGCTCTTCACCTGCACTGTGGAG AAACGAGCTCGTGgtctgcagctgtttgagaAAGTCTGTGAACACGTCAACCTGCTGGAGAGAGACTACTTCGCTCTGTCCTTCAGAGATGCCGACAACAACAAG AACTGGTTGGATCCAGCGAAGGAAATGAAGAAGCAGGTCAGAG gtgttCCCTGGAACTTCTCCTTCAATGTGAAGTTTTACCCTCCTGACCCCGCTCAGCTCTCTGAGGACATCACCAG GTACTTCCTGTGTCTCCAGCTCAGACAGGACATCGTCTCCGGTCGTCTTCCTTGTTCCTTTGCCACTCACACTGTCCTCGGCTCCTACACCGTCCAATCAGAGCTCGGAGACTACGACCCAG ATGAGTGTGCTTCAGATTACATCAGTGAACTTTGTTTTGCTCCAAATCAAActaaagagatggaggagaaaatcATGGAGCTGCACAAAACCTACAG AGGAATGAGTCCAGCTGAGGCAGAGATGCACTTCCTGGAAAATGTGAAGAAACTTTCCATGTACGGAGTCGACCTTCATCACGCGAag ATGGTAGGAAGCCGCTTTGATTGCTTGTCTCCAGCTCAGTCAGAG gacTCGGAGGGCGTGGACATTATGCTGGGCGTGTGCAGCAGCGGTCTGCTGGTCTACAGGGACCGACTGAGGATCAACAGGTTCTCGTGGCCGAAGATCCTGAAGATTTCATACAAAAGAAACAACTTCTACATCAAGATCCGACCTGGGGAG TTTGATCAGTTTGAGTCCACGATTGGTTTCAAGCTGCTGAACCACCGAGCAGCAAAGAGACTGTGGAAGGTGTGTGTGGAGCATCACTCCTTTTTCAG GCTGGTGTCTCCAGAGGAACCTCCAAAGAAGTTTCTGACTCTGGGTTCCAAGTTTCGGTACAGCGGTCGGACTCAGATTCAGAGTCGCAGAGCCAGTGCACAGATTTCCAGACCTGCACCGCATTTCCCACGATGCATCAGCAAGAGGAACATGCTGAGCCGCAGCCTGGACGGAG GCTCGAGGACCACGCCCTCTCTGATTGGCTCTCCAGCCATCACGGCTTCCCCTAAAGCCAACGGTGGTACACACACAG aTATGGGCACAGGGCTGTATGCAGCGTCTAAAGCCATCGCCGTCAGTGACCTCATCACCACGGTAACGCCTGAGAGACggactgaggagaggagggaggagcaaG AAGAGGaggtgctggtggtggaggaggaggtgcagcaggTGATGCAGGTGGATaaacaggaggtggaggaggaggaggagaccagaGTAAGAGAGATTTCTCAGCAGAGTCCTCCAACTCCTCAGAAACAGGACACCAAG acagagctgactgaCACAGCTGTGGACGGAGACCTGACAGCTACTGAG tctgATCAGGATGAAGATTTGAAAACTCAG GAGACGTTGGGTAGTCCCGAGGAGGCGCAGAAACCTCAGAGCACCATCAGTGCTCTCAGGCGCTCCTTtttagagggaggaggaggagaaggtggcATGACAGAGTGGGAGAAACGTCTGGCTTCCTCACCTGTACGACGGCCCGACGACTCCCCGATGATTGAACCTCTGGAGCCTGAcgag cccCTCCCATTggacagcagctctgcagag CCTAAACCTACATTTGATGAAATGTCTCCTGAACTGACTGCTCTGCTGAAGTCGGCCAGAGAACAAAAAACCTTCAGAGAACACAACCTGCTGAAg ACTTCCGAGATGGTGGAGACGGTCTTCCTTATGACGGAGTCACATGACCAGGACCAGCCAATGGAGGACCAGCCCCAG GAGGTCCCGGTGATGAGGAAGACTCTCACATATGAAGCTCCAGGG AGCCGAGCGGACTCTGATCCTCCTTCAGGTCTACTGCTGAGCTCCCAGACCTTCACCGCAGAGAcctccaacaccaccaccaccacacacatcaCCAAG acGGTAAAAGGAGGAATTTCAGAAACAAGAATCGAGAAGAGAATCGTTATTTCTGGAGACACAGAGATCGACCACGACCAG GCTCTGGCGGTGGCGCTGAGCGAGGCGCGGCGGCAGCATCCTGAGTTGTCAGTCACACGAGTCGTCGTCCATAAAGAAACTGAAGTCTCTCCTGATCATGTGGTTGATTAG
- the LOC108890140 gene encoding protein 4.1 isoform X4, translating into MTTEPGEPQEAQPKEAESFPEAAAHSTPKQGGQTQNQAQSSLAEDSTSHLSSSSRIARSPARHPLSFRTMQTRVTLLDGSLFTCTVEKRARGLQLFEKVCEHVNLLERDYFALSFRDADNNKNWLDPAKEMKKQVRGVPWNFSFNVKFYPPDPAQLSEDITRYFLCLQLRQDIVSGRLPCSFATHTVLGSYTVQSELGDYDPDECASDYISELCFAPNQTKEMEEKIMELHKTYRGMSPAEAEMHFLENVKKLSMYGVDLHHAKMVGSRFDCLSPAQSEDSEGVDIMLGVCSSGLLVYRDRLRINRFSWPKILKISYKRNNFYIKIRPGEFDQFESTIGFKLLNHRAAKRLWKVCVEHHSFFRLVSPEEPPKKFLTLGSKFRYSGRTQIQSRRASAQISRPAPHFPRCISKRNMLSRSLDGGSRTTPSLIGSPAITASPKANGGTHTDMGTGLYAASKAIAVSDLITTVTPERRTEERREEQEEEVLVVEEEVQQVMQVDKQEVEEEEETRVREISQQSPPTPQKQDTKTELTDTAVDGDLTATESDQDEDLKTQETLGSPEEAQKPQSTISALRRSFLEGGGGEGGMTEWEKRLASSPVRRPDDSPMIEPLEPDEPLPLDSSSAEEGGVTTNQAQPIREKSYTVGRSYDTTSGRIITMTTSDDSLDVAMIPSAEVGRQVRVIPLSTADDVITGGPLITIREVKTPTSPLEPSPSLCGILNDVIGETRGVGAKLLDQEGGAAVMPPLTPLLHPKSPVDELSLSPALSRKSPSMARVTSEMVETVFLMTESHDQDQPMEDQPQEVPVMRKTLTYEAPGSRADSDPPSGLLLSSQTFTAETSNTTTTTHITKTVKGGISETRIEKRIVISGDTEIDHDQALAVALSEARRQHPELSVTRVVVHKETEVSPDHVVD; encoded by the exons atgacaacagagcCAGGTGAGCCACAGGAGGCCCAGCCCAAAGAGGCAGAGTCTTTCCCCGAAGCTGCTGCCCACTCCACACCTaaacag GGTGGGCAGACCCAAAACCAAGCTCAGAGCTCACTGGCCGAGGACTCGACCAGTCACCTGTCATCGAGCAGTCGCATCGCTCGCTCTCCAGCCAGACACCCACTGAGCTTCAGGACGATGCAGACGAGAGTGACCCTGCTGGACGGCTCGCTCTTCACCTGCACTGTGGAG AAACGAGCTCGTGgtctgcagctgtttgagaAAGTCTGTGAACACGTCAACCTGCTGGAGAGAGACTACTTCGCTCTGTCCTTCAGAGATGCCGACAACAACAAG AACTGGTTGGATCCAGCGAAGGAAATGAAGAAGCAGGTCAGAG gtgttCCCTGGAACTTCTCCTTCAATGTGAAGTTTTACCCTCCTGACCCCGCTCAGCTCTCTGAGGACATCACCAG GTACTTCCTGTGTCTCCAGCTCAGACAGGACATCGTCTCCGGTCGTCTTCCTTGTTCCTTTGCCACTCACACTGTCCTCGGCTCCTACACCGTCCAATCAGAGCTCGGAGACTACGACCCAG ATGAGTGTGCTTCAGATTACATCAGTGAACTTTGTTTTGCTCCAAATCAAActaaagagatggaggagaaaatcATGGAGCTGCACAAAACCTACAG AGGAATGAGTCCAGCTGAGGCAGAGATGCACTTCCTGGAAAATGTGAAGAAACTTTCCATGTACGGAGTCGACCTTCATCACGCGAag ATGGTAGGAAGCCGCTTTGATTGCTTGTCTCCAGCTCAGTCAGAG gacTCGGAGGGCGTGGACATTATGCTGGGCGTGTGCAGCAGCGGTCTGCTGGTCTACAGGGACCGACTGAGGATCAACAGGTTCTCGTGGCCGAAGATCCTGAAGATTTCATACAAAAGAAACAACTTCTACATCAAGATCCGACCTGGGGAG TTTGATCAGTTTGAGTCCACGATTGGTTTCAAGCTGCTGAACCACCGAGCAGCAAAGAGACTGTGGAAGGTGTGTGTGGAGCATCACTCCTTTTTCAG GCTGGTGTCTCCAGAGGAACCTCCAAAGAAGTTTCTGACTCTGGGTTCCAAGTTTCGGTACAGCGGTCGGACTCAGATTCAGAGTCGCAGAGCCAGTGCACAGATTTCCAGACCTGCACCGCATTTCCCACGATGCATCAGCAAGAGGAACATGCTGAGCCGCAGCCTGGACGGAG GCTCGAGGACCACGCCCTCTCTGATTGGCTCTCCAGCCATCACGGCTTCCCCTAAAGCCAACGGTGGTACACACACAG aTATGGGCACAGGGCTGTATGCAGCGTCTAAAGCCATCGCCGTCAGTGACCTCATCACCACGGTAACGCCTGAGAGACggactgaggagaggagggaggagcaaG AAGAGGaggtgctggtggtggaggaggaggtgcagcaggTGATGCAGGTGGATaaacaggaggtggaggaggaggaggagaccagaGTAAGAGAGATTTCTCAGCAGAGTCCTCCAACTCCTCAGAAACAGGACACCAAG acagagctgactgaCACAGCTGTGGACGGAGACCTGACAGCTACTGAG tctgATCAGGATGAAGATTTGAAAACTCAG GAGACGTTGGGTAGTCCCGAGGAGGCGCAGAAACCTCAGAGCACCATCAGTGCTCTCAGGCGCTCCTTtttagagggaggaggaggagaaggtggcATGACAGAGTGGGAGAAACGTCTGGCTTCCTCACCTGTACGACGGCCCGACGACTCCCCGATGATTGAACCTCTGGAGCCTGAcgag cccCTCCCATTggacagcagctctgcagag GAGGGCGGGGTCACAACAAACCaagctcagccaatcagagagaagAGCTACACTGTGGGGCGGAGCTACGACACCACCTCAGGCAGGATCATCACCATGACGACCAGCGATGATAGCTTAGACGTTGCCATGATACCGAGTGCTGAGGTGGGCAGACAGGTCAGAGTCATCCCACTGTCCActgctgatgatgtcatcacagGGGGACCGCTTATCACGATTCGTGAGGTGAAGACGCCGACCTCACCATTGGAGCCGTCGCCCAGCCTCTGTGGCATCCTAAATGATGTCATCGGTGAGACCAGAGGAGTTGGAGCCAAACTGCTGGACCAAGAGGGCGGAGCCGCTGTGATGCCACctctgacccccctcctccatcctAAATCACCTGTGGATGAGCTGAGCCTAAGCCCCGCCCTCAGCAGGAAGTCGCCCTCCATGGCCAGAGTG ACTTCCGAGATGGTGGAGACGGTCTTCCTTATGACGGAGTCACATGACCAGGACCAGCCAATGGAGGACCAGCCCCAG GAGGTCCCGGTGATGAGGAAGACTCTCACATATGAAGCTCCAGGG AGCCGAGCGGACTCTGATCCTCCTTCAGGTCTACTGCTGAGCTCCCAGACCTTCACCGCAGAGAcctccaacaccaccaccaccacacacatcaCCAAG acGGTAAAAGGAGGAATTTCAGAAACAAGAATCGAGAAGAGAATCGTTATTTCTGGAGACACAGAGATCGACCACGACCAG GCTCTGGCGGTGGCGCTGAGCGAGGCGCGGCGGCAGCATCCTGAGTTGTCAGTCACACGAGTCGTCGTCCATAAAGAAACTGAAGTCTCTCCTGATCATGTGGTTGATTAG
- the LOC108890140 gene encoding protein 4.1 isoform X8: MTTEPGEPQEAQPKEAESFPEAAAHSTPKQGGQTQNQAQSSLAEDSTSHLSSSSRIARSPARHPLSFRTMQTRVTLLDGSLFTCTVEKRARGLQLFEKVCEHVNLLERDYFALSFRDADNNKNWLDPAKEMKKQVRGVPWNFSFNVKFYPPDPAQLSEDITRYFLCLQLRQDIVSGRLPCSFATHTVLGSYTVQSELGDYDPDECASDYISELCFAPNQTKEMEEKIMELHKTYRGMSPAEAEMHFLENVKKLSMYGVDLHHAKMVGSRFDCLSPAQSEDSEGVDIMLGVCSSGLLVYRDRLRINRFSWPKILKISYKRNNFYIKIRPGEFDQFESTIGFKLLNHRAAKRLWKVCVEHHSFFRLVSPEEPPKKFLTLGSKFRYSGRTQIQSRRASAQISRPAPHFPRCISKRNMLSRSLDGGSRTTPSLIGSPAITASPKANGGTHTDMGTGLYAASKAIAVSDLITTVTPERRTEERREEQEEEVLVVEEEVQQVMQVDKQEVEEEEETRVREISQQSPPTPQKQDTKTELTDTAVDGDLTATESDQDEDLKTQETLGSPEEAQKPQSTISALRRSFLEGGGGEGGMTEWEKRLASSPVRRPDDSPMIEPLEPDEPKPTFDEMSPELTALLKSAREQKTFREHNLLKTSEMVETVFLMTESHDQDQPMEDQPQEVPVMRKTLTYEAPGSRADSDPPSGLLLSSQTFTAETSNTTTTTHITKTVKGGISETRIEKRIVISGDTEIDHDQALAVALSEARRQHPELSVTRVVVHKETEVSPDHVVD; encoded by the exons atgacaacagagcCAGGTGAGCCACAGGAGGCCCAGCCCAAAGAGGCAGAGTCTTTCCCCGAAGCTGCTGCCCACTCCACACCTaaacag GGTGGGCAGACCCAAAACCAAGCTCAGAGCTCACTGGCCGAGGACTCGACCAGTCACCTGTCATCGAGCAGTCGCATCGCTCGCTCTCCAGCCAGACACCCACTGAGCTTCAGGACGATGCAGACGAGAGTGACCCTGCTGGACGGCTCGCTCTTCACCTGCACTGTGGAG AAACGAGCTCGTGgtctgcagctgtttgagaAAGTCTGTGAACACGTCAACCTGCTGGAGAGAGACTACTTCGCTCTGTCCTTCAGAGATGCCGACAACAACAAG AACTGGTTGGATCCAGCGAAGGAAATGAAGAAGCAGGTCAGAG gtgttCCCTGGAACTTCTCCTTCAATGTGAAGTTTTACCCTCCTGACCCCGCTCAGCTCTCTGAGGACATCACCAG GTACTTCCTGTGTCTCCAGCTCAGACAGGACATCGTCTCCGGTCGTCTTCCTTGTTCCTTTGCCACTCACACTGTCCTCGGCTCCTACACCGTCCAATCAGAGCTCGGAGACTACGACCCAG ATGAGTGTGCTTCAGATTACATCAGTGAACTTTGTTTTGCTCCAAATCAAActaaagagatggaggagaaaatcATGGAGCTGCACAAAACCTACAG AGGAATGAGTCCAGCTGAGGCAGAGATGCACTTCCTGGAAAATGTGAAGAAACTTTCCATGTACGGAGTCGACCTTCATCACGCGAag ATGGTAGGAAGCCGCTTTGATTGCTTGTCTCCAGCTCAGTCAGAG gacTCGGAGGGCGTGGACATTATGCTGGGCGTGTGCAGCAGCGGTCTGCTGGTCTACAGGGACCGACTGAGGATCAACAGGTTCTCGTGGCCGAAGATCCTGAAGATTTCATACAAAAGAAACAACTTCTACATCAAGATCCGACCTGGGGAG TTTGATCAGTTTGAGTCCACGATTGGTTTCAAGCTGCTGAACCACCGAGCAGCAAAGAGACTGTGGAAGGTGTGTGTGGAGCATCACTCCTTTTTCAG GCTGGTGTCTCCAGAGGAACCTCCAAAGAAGTTTCTGACTCTGGGTTCCAAGTTTCGGTACAGCGGTCGGACTCAGATTCAGAGTCGCAGAGCCAGTGCACAGATTTCCAGACCTGCACCGCATTTCCCACGATGCATCAGCAAGAGGAACATGCTGAGCCGCAGCCTGGACGGAG GCTCGAGGACCACGCCCTCTCTGATTGGCTCTCCAGCCATCACGGCTTCCCCTAAAGCCAACGGTGGTACACACACAG aTATGGGCACAGGGCTGTATGCAGCGTCTAAAGCCATCGCCGTCAGTGACCTCATCACCACGGTAACGCCTGAGAGACggactgaggagaggagggaggagcaaG AAGAGGaggtgctggtggtggaggaggaggtgcagcaggTGATGCAGGTGGATaaacaggaggtggaggaggaggaggagaccagaGTAAGAGAGATTTCTCAGCAGAGTCCTCCAACTCCTCAGAAACAGGACACCAAG acagagctgactgaCACAGCTGTGGACGGAGACCTGACAGCTACTGAG tctgATCAGGATGAAGATTTGAAAACTCAG GAGACGTTGGGTAGTCCCGAGGAGGCGCAGAAACCTCAGAGCACCATCAGTGCTCTCAGGCGCTCCTTtttagagggaggaggaggagaaggtggcATGACAGAGTGGGAGAAACGTCTGGCTTCCTCACCTGTACGACGGCCCGACGACTCCCCGATGATTGAACCTCTGGAGCCTGAcgag CCTAAACCTACATTTGATGAAATGTCTCCTGAACTGACTGCTCTGCTGAAGTCGGCCAGAGAACAAAAAACCTTCAGAGAACACAACCTGCTGAAg ACTTCCGAGATGGTGGAGACGGTCTTCCTTATGACGGAGTCACATGACCAGGACCAGCCAATGGAGGACCAGCCCCAG GAGGTCCCGGTGATGAGGAAGACTCTCACATATGAAGCTCCAGGG AGCCGAGCGGACTCTGATCCTCCTTCAGGTCTACTGCTGAGCTCCCAGACCTTCACCGCAGAGAcctccaacaccaccaccaccacacacatcaCCAAG acGGTAAAAGGAGGAATTTCAGAAACAAGAATCGAGAAGAGAATCGTTATTTCTGGAGACACAGAGATCGACCACGACCAG GCTCTGGCGGTGGCGCTGAGCGAGGCGCGGCGGCAGCATCCTGAGTTGTCAGTCACACGAGTCGTCGTCCATAAAGAAACTGAAGTCTCTCCTGATCATGTGGTTGATTAG
- the LOC108890140 gene encoding protein 4.1 isoform X9, with amino-acid sequence MTTEPGEPQEAQPKEAESFPEAAAHSTPKQGGQTQNQAQSSLAEDSTSHLSSSSRIARSPARHPLSFRTMQTRVTLLDGSLFTCTVEKRARGLQLFEKVCEHVNLLERDYFALSFRDADNNKNWLDPAKEMKKQVRGVPWNFSFNVKFYPPDPAQLSEDITRYFLCLQLRQDIVSGRLPCSFATHTVLGSYTVQSELGDYDPDECASDYISELCFAPNQTKEMEEKIMELHKTYRGMSPAEAEMHFLENVKKLSMYGVDLHHAKMVGSRFDCLSPAQSEDSEGVDIMLGVCSSGLLVYRDRLRINRFSWPKILKISYKRNNFYIKIRPGEFDQFESTIGFKLLNHRAAKRLWKVCVEHHSFFRLVSPEEPPKKFLTLGSKFRYSGRTQIQSRRASAQISRPAPHFPRCISKRNMLSRSLDGGSRTTPSLIGSPAITASPKANGGTHTDMGTGLYAASKAIAVSDLITTVTPERRTEERREEQEEEVLVVEEEVQQVMQVDKQEVEEEEETRVREISQQSPPTPQKQDTKTELTDTAVDGDLTATESDQDEDLKTQETLGSPEEAQKPQSTISALRRSFLEGGGGEGGMTEWEKRLASSPVRRPDDSPMIEPLEPDEPLPLDSSSAETSEMVETVFLMTESHDQDQPMEDQPQEVPVMRKTLTYEAPGSRADSDPPSGLLLSSQTFTAETSNTTTTTHITKTVKGGISETRIEKRIVISGDTEIDHDQALAVALSEARRQHPELSVTRVVVHKETEVSPDHVVD; translated from the exons atgacaacagagcCAGGTGAGCCACAGGAGGCCCAGCCCAAAGAGGCAGAGTCTTTCCCCGAAGCTGCTGCCCACTCCACACCTaaacag GGTGGGCAGACCCAAAACCAAGCTCAGAGCTCACTGGCCGAGGACTCGACCAGTCACCTGTCATCGAGCAGTCGCATCGCTCGCTCTCCAGCCAGACACCCACTGAGCTTCAGGACGATGCAGACGAGAGTGACCCTGCTGGACGGCTCGCTCTTCACCTGCACTGTGGAG AAACGAGCTCGTGgtctgcagctgtttgagaAAGTCTGTGAACACGTCAACCTGCTGGAGAGAGACTACTTCGCTCTGTCCTTCAGAGATGCCGACAACAACAAG AACTGGTTGGATCCAGCGAAGGAAATGAAGAAGCAGGTCAGAG gtgttCCCTGGAACTTCTCCTTCAATGTGAAGTTTTACCCTCCTGACCCCGCTCAGCTCTCTGAGGACATCACCAG GTACTTCCTGTGTCTCCAGCTCAGACAGGACATCGTCTCCGGTCGTCTTCCTTGTTCCTTTGCCACTCACACTGTCCTCGGCTCCTACACCGTCCAATCAGAGCTCGGAGACTACGACCCAG ATGAGTGTGCTTCAGATTACATCAGTGAACTTTGTTTTGCTCCAAATCAAActaaagagatggaggagaaaatcATGGAGCTGCACAAAACCTACAG AGGAATGAGTCCAGCTGAGGCAGAGATGCACTTCCTGGAAAATGTGAAGAAACTTTCCATGTACGGAGTCGACCTTCATCACGCGAag ATGGTAGGAAGCCGCTTTGATTGCTTGTCTCCAGCTCAGTCAGAG gacTCGGAGGGCGTGGACATTATGCTGGGCGTGTGCAGCAGCGGTCTGCTGGTCTACAGGGACCGACTGAGGATCAACAGGTTCTCGTGGCCGAAGATCCTGAAGATTTCATACAAAAGAAACAACTTCTACATCAAGATCCGACCTGGGGAG TTTGATCAGTTTGAGTCCACGATTGGTTTCAAGCTGCTGAACCACCGAGCAGCAAAGAGACTGTGGAAGGTGTGTGTGGAGCATCACTCCTTTTTCAG GCTGGTGTCTCCAGAGGAACCTCCAAAGAAGTTTCTGACTCTGGGTTCCAAGTTTCGGTACAGCGGTCGGACTCAGATTCAGAGTCGCAGAGCCAGTGCACAGATTTCCAGACCTGCACCGCATTTCCCACGATGCATCAGCAAGAGGAACATGCTGAGCCGCAGCCTGGACGGAG GCTCGAGGACCACGCCCTCTCTGATTGGCTCTCCAGCCATCACGGCTTCCCCTAAAGCCAACGGTGGTACACACACAG aTATGGGCACAGGGCTGTATGCAGCGTCTAAAGCCATCGCCGTCAGTGACCTCATCACCACGGTAACGCCTGAGAGACggactgaggagaggagggaggagcaaG AAGAGGaggtgctggtggtggaggaggaggtgcagcaggTGATGCAGGTGGATaaacaggaggtggaggaggaggaggagaccagaGTAAGAGAGATTTCTCAGCAGAGTCCTCCAACTCCTCAGAAACAGGACACCAAG acagagctgactgaCACAGCTGTGGACGGAGACCTGACAGCTACTGAG tctgATCAGGATGAAGATTTGAAAACTCAG GAGACGTTGGGTAGTCCCGAGGAGGCGCAGAAACCTCAGAGCACCATCAGTGCTCTCAGGCGCTCCTTtttagagggaggaggaggagaaggtggcATGACAGAGTGGGAGAAACGTCTGGCTTCCTCACCTGTACGACGGCCCGACGACTCCCCGATGATTGAACCTCTGGAGCCTGAcgag cccCTCCCATTggacagcagctctgcagag ACTTCCGAGATGGTGGAGACGGTCTTCCTTATGACGGAGTCACATGACCAGGACCAGCCAATGGAGGACCAGCCCCAG GAGGTCCCGGTGATGAGGAAGACTCTCACATATGAAGCTCCAGGG AGCCGAGCGGACTCTGATCCTCCTTCAGGTCTACTGCTGAGCTCCCAGACCTTCACCGCAGAGAcctccaacaccaccaccaccacacacatcaCCAAG acGGTAAAAGGAGGAATTTCAGAAACAAGAATCGAGAAGAGAATCGTTATTTCTGGAGACACAGAGATCGACCACGACCAG GCTCTGGCGGTGGCGCTGAGCGAGGCGCGGCGGCAGCATCCTGAGTTGTCAGTCACACGAGTCGTCGTCCATAAAGAAACTGAAGTCTCTCCTGATCATGTGGTTGATTAG